The Bactrocera dorsalis isolate Fly_Bdor chromosome 2, ASM2337382v1, whole genome shotgun sequence region acttgaaaaataatgcactgccgtacacgacagagctctaatacttgatattgaagtacattggcacataacatttaattataaattcaaccagaattcttaaatttgcatctggattttccgttgtcacatataatcgcaataatctagcggccttggtgagccaccgagaatgtacaattttcccaccggaaccacgccgctagaaattgcatgggccatgtcgtataagtacttcgaatcggtggaaaattcttttttttctggagcaggcgacatattttgcaactcaattttctggaagccgtccaccacctaaaaatatataataataaaataattaaaaatggttgacaattataataaatgagtgataacttaccggaagagtttcacaagtttcgatttgacgtctcagttttccggttgccgatcttggtccagtgctggttgatttatccaaagcttcaaacaaatgccgaaacggaagttcgttgaagtgtagaaggcaaacaaaccaatgcaatggtctttttaacagcaattcgaatcgtcgtataatttcaccgtgtgggccagtgtttgttggctcaccgtcagtgcatattccaattaatgtatccagtgatatatttttatcgttgaaaaaaccatttaatttggttgttttgtattcagcggtttcatgttccagtcttacgtaaccaatcaattcagagttgggttctctcaaaataacaagatgaggttcttttaccatccttaaagtatcatcttttctgccaccgaatgaaaacgctaacaaattggtatcatctaaccgtttgcgaagcacttcttgtctgcatttctctttttctctgcgaactttcgatttatccatgatgagaggtttcccatgcttatctttaattttaaaatcttgcaatagagcggttcccaatgctgatgctactctgtcaggcacaccaaatctgtcacataccaaggcaaagttaaaacaatcgtatATCTCTGTGTATTGTGAACTTGTACTTCTATCCATATCTTATTGAACCGGTGGCGTTGCGTATGTTGAATCATCGGGATCttggtatgttggcattgatgacatagacgttgctccttgctcttcagtttccatcataaatgcattcattgttAGTCTCCTCCGATTATGATGATCGTGCATGAACTCTTTAAGGCGTTCGGGAACCCAGCCGCATGCACATGGAGCTGTCTTCAAATCGCATTTCcatgttccaatgtaaaaaattgtttccagagaTTTTACATATTCTGTAAAAtgttgggtgttgtttcttctcttgattTGCTCTTGATACTTTTCCAGCATTATTTCCATACCAAGTTAttcccaaattccaatcaacttatcttgtacttgaatagtgaatgatttatgggaaaactttttttgttctgttttagcacgttcgcttaagtaaaaataatttctcaagATATCTAGATGGGTTGGTAAATGaagatcagtcaaatcagtagacacaccaaaaacagtaacatcatgcttgggtatatgactcattgggttttcgatagttgttgatgtagttgctTTATCTTGCGGTGTAGAAGATGGtggattcattgtaaactttttgatttggaatggtcacttcacttattattttttttggaataccatagtggttattggtttagttctcctcactttcagaggtaatcgggggacatcagaattcgtttcagaggtatggttccttcggcaaagtttcttattttgatccctagaatatgattttcatagagcaatgggcgattttttgcctccccacaaatcgacccggccta contains the following coding sequences:
- the LOC125776696 gene encoding uncharacterized protein LOC125776696 isoform X1 translates to MDRSTSSQYTEIYDCFNFALVCDRFGVPDRVASALGTALLQDFKIKDKHGKPLIMDKSKVRREKEKCRQEVLRKRLDDTNLLAFSFGGRKDDTLRMVKEPHLVILREPNSELIGYVRLEHETAEYKTTKLNGFFNDKNISLDTLIGICTDGEPTNTGPHGEIIRRFELLLKRPLHWFVCLLHFNELPFRHLFEALDKSTSTGPRSATGKLRRQIETCETLPVVDGFQKIELQNMSPAPEKKEFSTDSKYLYDMAHAISSGVVPVGKLYILGGSPRPLDYCDYM